The stretch of DNA CGAAAAGAGGGCTAGGGTATATGCTTCAATATTCTGTGGGGATGAACAATGACTAAAAGGTTACTCGTAAATTTTTTGAAAGATAGATTGTTGCTCATCGTCTTTTATGGGCTAAATATGTCTGCTATTATCGTCTATTTTCACCTTACTGAGCCAGCGAATACCGAGTACTTTTACCCGCTAGTTGTAGGGGGGTTCTTACTAACTATTTATCTCATAATAGATTGGCTTCGATACTATGAAACGAACAGTGCTGTTAGTCGAATGTTAAACGATGATTTTGCTGAGATGATTGCTCATACAGAAGAACAAAAAGCATTTCAACTGTTGCTCCAAAAGGTGAATCGTGAACATAAGAGTAAGTACTATGAGATGAATGAAAAAAATAAAGAAAGAGTTTACTTTTTATCTCATTGGATGCATCATTTGAAAACGCCTGTCTCAGTTATAGAGCTTATTTTGAATAAAGAGGAAAAAGATTCTGATAGGCTACTAGAAAAAATACAACGAGAAAATAAACGACTACATTCTTCTATCGAGCAAGGCTTAACGATGATCCGCATGGAGAACGTTGAGAATGATTTAGAAGTAAAGTCAGTTGATTTGTTACACGTTTTAAGAAAAATAATGAACGAACGAAAACGCGAGTGTATTTACCAATCCATCTTTCCGACTATTGAATTTGATGGTGAGTCAGCTTTAATCGTTACAGACTCTAAATGGAATGAAGTATTATTAGAGCAAGTAGTTTCCAATGCAATTAAATATTCGAGCTTTAAAAGTGGCAATAAAAAACTTCTTTTTAAGGTTGAACAAGGCGAAACGTATACAACGCTATCCGTAAAAGATGAAGGAGTCGGTATGCCTCCATATGACGTAGAGCGAGTATTCCAGCCATTTTTTACAGGCGAAAACGGTAGGAAGTATCCGAACTCAACAGGAATTGGCCTTTATTTATGTAAAAGGATTGCGGATAAGTTAGGCCATACGATTACGGTTCAGTCAAGAGTTTCAGTAGGGACAACGGTAACCGTTCAATGGATGACAGGAAAAGGCGAAGAGAAAGATTAGAGAAAGATCTTGAACGTTCCCCTTTAAATGCAAAATTACCTTACAAAACTGTAAGGTTTTTTTAGCATTTCCGATGGTTGGAAGCCTCTATGTTTTATACGATAGTTAGTAAGAAAGCAAAGTGTTTTGGTATAAGGAGGAAACGGATGGTTATTTTAGAAGCTAACAATATAGTAAAAGTATATGGCGAATCTAGTGGGGAAGGAGCAACAACTGCTTTAGGTGGTATAAGCCTTTCGGTTCAAAAGGGTGAGTTTATTGCCATAATGGGTCCTTCTGGTAGTGGGAAAACAACGCTATTAAATATGTTCAGTGGGATAGATAAACCATCTTCTGGGGAGATAGTAATTGCTGGTAGAGAACTAAGCGAAATGTCAGGAGATGAATTAGCGTTGTTCCGCCGAAAGCAATTAGGCTTTGTGTTCCAAGAATTCAACTTATTAGATAGCTTAACGGTGAAAGAAAATATTATGTTACCGATGGCACTAGAAAAGAAAACGATAGAAGAAATGGAAGAAAAAGTTCAAAGTGTCACCAATCTATTTGGAATTAAAGACATCTTACATAAATATCCTTACAACATTTCAGGAGGGCAACAGCAACGTACTGCTGTTAGCCGCGCATTAGCAAACGACCCGAATATTATTTTTGCCGATGAGCCAACTGGAAATTTAGACTCAAAATCGTCCTCTACCATTATGGAATGTTTTGAGAAAATCGTTGATGAGCTTATGACAACAGTTCTTGTCGTCACACATGATGTATTTGCAGCAAGCTACTGTCGAAAAGTTGTTTTTATAAAAGATGGGCTCATTCATTCTTATATTATTAAAAAAGGAAGTAGGAAGGAGTTTTTGAATCAGATTATAGATAACCTTGCTGTTTTAGGAGGGAAATCGTATGACATTTAGTCAGCTCGTTTGGAAAATGGCAAAGGTGAATAGTAGAAAGTATATTTTTTATTACTTATGTAATAGCTTTGCAGTTTTGTTCTTTTTTATGTTTTCGACTGTTTATTTTAACGACCAAGTTGTCGCTGTAAAGGAACTAGAAAGCATTCAAGATGCGTTAATCATTCCTGCTGTTGCACTTGTTGTTTTCACTGTATTTTTCATAAGCAATGCGCATACTGTTTTTATGAAAAGTAGAAGAAAAGAGTTTGGTCTTTTTATCACACTAGGAATGTCTAATCGGGATATTAGTAAACTACTATTAGTTGAAAACGGTGTAATTGGTTTTGTTTCCATTTTTTCTGGAATTGTTGGAGGAGCTGTTTTTTCTAAGCTGTTCTTCCTTTTACTAATGAACAGCGTTGGCATTCAAGGAGTATCCTTTCATATAAATAGTAATATGTTCTTGTACTCTATTTGTGCTTTTATGCTCGTCTTTCTTTTTTCAGTTGGGAAATCGCTCATCCAAATTTTATACTTTAACTTAATGGATAGTTTAAAGAGTGATAAAGTGGCAGAGACGATTAAAATGAAAAGTCCTCTATTAGGTGGGATAGGGTTAATGGTAGTTGTCGGTTCCATTTTATTACTCTATTTCACTTATGCAACAGCAGGGGATGCAGGTGGTTTATTGCTTCTTTGGACCATTATATTATTAGCAGGATTGTATATGTGTCTTAATCAGTTTTTTAGCTTTTATATCGATATAGCGAAAAGAAATAAGTCGTATTTCTATCGAAGATTATTAGTGTTAACTAGTTTAGATTATAAATTTAAACAATTAACATCTCTATTAATGCTCATCACGGTGATGGTAATGGTGACGATTTTTTATAGTACGTTACTATTGTTCTTTTATACTTCTGTAGAAAAACAAGTGAAGGAACATAGTCCGTTTGATATCGCCTATATTCAAACAGAGACGAAAAACAATATTTCGGTCCATGATCTTTATACCATTTTGGATCAAGAGGAGCACCGAATTACACAACATTTGGACATACCAATTTTCAACTATTTTCAAGAGCACCCGTATTGGGAAGGTGTGCATTATATTTACACATTCATGTCTCTTGAGGAATTTAACACGTTAACGTCTAGTCAGGGAAAACTACAAGACGGTGAGTATTTTTACTATATAAATAGTGTCCCAGAGTATGCATATAGTAATAGCGACTATGATCAAGGATTAACATTTCAGATTGGAAACAACCAGCTTACGTATCATTTAAAGGATACTAAGGTTGAAAGGCAGATAAATTATTTGAGCTATGTTAACGACATAATTGTCGTCAATGAATCAGACTACCATTTTTTAAAGAATAACTTGGAAACATATTCTGCCAATCTTCAATTAATCAACTTGAACAATTGGAAAAATACAATAGATGCGGCCAAGGAATTAGAAAATACGTTAAGTATCAAAAACGCATCCACACCACCTATCGAGGATTTCCGTACTATATATACGTTAGAAGAAGATTTGCTACAACTATCAGCTAAAGTG from Sutcliffiella cohnii encodes:
- a CDS encoding ABC transporter ATP-binding protein, coding for MVILEANNIVKVYGESSGEGATTALGGISLSVQKGEFIAIMGPSGSGKTTLLNMFSGIDKPSSGEIVIAGRELSEMSGDELALFRRKQLGFVFQEFNLLDSLTVKENIMLPMALEKKTIEEMEEKVQSVTNLFGIKDILHKYPYNISGGQQQRTAVSRALANDPNIIFADEPTGNLDSKSSSTIMECFEKIVDELMTTVLVVTHDVFAASYCRKVVFIKDGLIHSYIIKKGSRKEFLNQIIDNLAVLGGKSYDI
- a CDS encoding sensor histidine kinase, with translation MTKRLLVNFLKDRLLLIVFYGLNMSAIIVYFHLTEPANTEYFYPLVVGGFLLTIYLIIDWLRYYETNSAVSRMLNDDFAEMIAHTEEQKAFQLLLQKVNREHKSKYYEMNEKNKERVYFLSHWMHHLKTPVSVIELILNKEEKDSDRLLEKIQRENKRLHSSIEQGLTMIRMENVENDLEVKSVDLLHVLRKIMNERKRECIYQSIFPTIEFDGESALIVTDSKWNEVLLEQVVSNAIKYSSFKSGNKKLLFKVEQGETYTTLSVKDEGVGMPPYDVERVFQPFFTGENGRKYPNSTGIGLYLCKRIADKLGHTITVQSRVSVGTTVTVQWMTGKGEEKD
- a CDS encoding FtsX-like permease family protein encodes the protein MTFSQLVWKMAKVNSRKYIFYYLCNSFAVLFFFMFSTVYFNDQVVAVKELESIQDALIIPAVALVVFTVFFISNAHTVFMKSRRKEFGLFITLGMSNRDISKLLLVENGVIGFVSIFSGIVGGAVFSKLFFLLLMNSVGIQGVSFHINSNMFLYSICAFMLVFLFSVGKSLIQILYFNLMDSLKSDKVAETIKMKSPLLGGIGLMVVVGSILLLYFTYATAGDAGGLLLLWTIILLAGLYMCLNQFFSFYIDIAKRNKSYFYRRLLVLTSLDYKFKQLTSLLMLITVMVMVTIFYSTLLLFFYTSVEKQVKEHSPFDIAYIQTETKNNISVHDLYTILDQEEHRITQHLDIPIFNYFQEHPYWEGVHYIYTFMSLEEFNTLTSSQGKLQDGEYFYYINSVPEYAYSNSDYDQGLTFQIGNNQLTYHLKDTKVERQINYLSYVNDIIVVNESDYHFLKNNLETYSANLQLINLNNWKNTIDAAKELENTLSIKNASTPPIEDFRTIYTLEEDLLQLSAKVFDYNREKHTNGIMFFVTIFLSVIFFFGTFILLYLHLFSDIEKEKVKYKKLYKVGITVKEVKKVISQELSFLFFLPTILGATIAYLYIMILATDIGGIMENPNLLVNFFIIASIYHAIQFSYFFYARRKMVVKIMD